In a genomic window of Caloramator mitchellensis:
- a CDS encoding HAD family hydrolase has protein sequence MNTVLFDLDGTLLPLDMHRFEEEYFTLLSKKFINYFPPERLIKYVWEATLDMIVNNGEQTNKEAFWRKFCKLTNMDYETCENAFSDFYNNEYKNISKICTPSKYIIEAINILKLKKYNLVVATNAIFPIEAIVQRIKWAGLDEEDFIFISSFEKMHYCKPNLNFYKEVLDNINKKPEECLMVGNDVEEDLVSSKLGIKTFLIKDNILNRKNLEYVCDFEGNYEDFYNFVIKLPQASVNLELGA, from the coding sequence ATGAATACTGTTTTATTTGATTTGGATGGGACTTTGTTGCCACTTGATATGCATAGATTTGAGGAGGAATATTTTACACTGCTGAGCAAAAAATTTATTAATTATTTTCCGCCAGAGAGGTTAATAAAATACGTTTGGGAAGCTACACTTGACATGATAGTCAACAATGGAGAGCAGACAAATAAAGAAGCATTTTGGAGAAAGTTTTGTAAATTAACAAACATGGATTATGAAACTTGTGAAAATGCATTTAGTGATTTTTACAATAATGAATATAAAAATATTTCTAAGATTTGCACTCCATCAAAATACATCATAGAAGCGATAAATATTTTAAAACTAAAGAAATATAATCTTGTGGTTGCTACGAACGCAATTTTTCCAATCGAAGCAATAGTCCAAAGAATTAAATGGGCTGGTCTTGATGAAGAGGACTTTATATTTATCTCATCATTTGAAAAGATGCATTATTGCAAGCCAAATCTAAATTTTTATAAAGAAGTATTAGATAATATAAATAAAAAACCTGAAGAATGTTTGATGGTTGGAAATGATGTAGAGGAGGACTTGGTTTCTTCAAAGCTTGGTATTAAGACTTTTTTAATAAAAGATAATATCTTAAATAGAAAAAATTTAGAGTATGTATGCGATTTTGAAGGAAATTACGAGGATTTTTATAACTTTGTAATCAAACTGCCACAGGCAAGTGTCAATTTAGAATTAGGAGCGTAA
- the rpoD gene encoding RNA polymerase sigma factor RpoD: MKKENQKSEANNNSKKMSIVKHLIEKGKKSGVLTYKEIMDSLEDVDLSPDQIEKIYEILESMGIEVLDDMDDFNPEQLLEEDIDLTLPEGISIDDPVRMYLKEIGKVPLLSADEEINLAKRIEEGDQEAKKKLAEANLRLVVSIAKRYVGRGMLFLDLIQEGNLGLLKAVEKFDYRKGYKFSTYATWWIRQAITRAIADQARTIRIPVHMVETINKLIRIERQLLQELGRAPSAEEVAKELNMEVDKVREIMKIAQEPVSLETPIGEEEDSHLGDFIPDEDAPAPAEAAAFTMLREQLMDVLDTLTPREEKVLRLRFGLDDGRARTLEEVGKEFKVTRERIRQIEAKALRKLRHPSRSKKLKDYLD; the protein is encoded by the coding sequence TTGAAAAAGGAAAATCAAAAGAGTGAGGCAAACAATAATTCCAAAAAAATGTCTATTGTAAAGCACTTAATAGAAAAGGGCAAGAAGAGCGGCGTTCTAACATATAAAGAGATCATGGATTCCCTAGAGGATGTAGATTTATCTCCAGACCAAATAGAAAAGATATACGAAATACTTGAATCAATGGGTATCGAAGTATTAGATGACATGGATGATTTTAATCCGGAACAATTGCTTGAAGAAGATATCGATTTAACATTGCCTGAGGGAATCAGCATAGATGACCCAGTTAGAATGTATCTTAAGGAAATAGGAAAGGTTCCATTGTTATCTGCAGATGAAGAAATTAATTTAGCAAAGCGAATTGAAGAAGGCGATCAGGAAGCAAAGAAAAAATTAGCTGAAGCTAATTTAAGACTTGTTGTAAGTATCGCTAAAAGATATGTCGGCAGAGGTATGTTATTTCTTGATTTAATTCAAGAAGGGAATTTAGGACTATTAAAGGCAGTAGAAAAATTTGATTACAGAAAGGGATATAAATTTTCAACTTATGCGACATGGTGGATTAGACAGGCCATTACAAGAGCTATAGCGGACCAGGCAAGAACTATTAGAATTCCAGTCCATATGGTTGAGACAATCAATAAATTGATTAGGATAGAAAGGCAGCTACTTCAAGAACTTGGGAGGGCACCTTCGGCAGAAGAAGTTGCTAAGGAATTAAATATGGAAGTTGATAAAGTAAGAGAAATAATGAAGATTGCACAGGAACCTGTTTCTTTGGAAACTCCAATTGGAGAGGAAGAAGATAGCCATCTTGGAGACTTTATTCCTGATGAAGACGCTCCTGCACCTGCTGAAGCTGCTGCGTTTACAATGTTAAGGGAACAACTTATGGATGTCCTTGATACTCTAACTCCAAGAGAAGAAAAGGTGTTAAGATTAAGATTTGGACTTGACGATGGAAGGGCAAGAACATTGGAGGAAGTAGGTAAGGAATTTAAGGTAACAAGAGAGAGAATAAGGCAAATTGAAGCAAAGGCATTGAGAAAATTAAGACACCCAAGCAGAAGTAAAAAACTAAAGGATTATTTGGATTAA